The proteins below come from a single Takifugu flavidus isolate HTHZ2018 chromosome 6, ASM371156v2, whole genome shotgun sequence genomic window:
- the LOC130527044 gene encoding insulin-like growth factor-binding protein 4, with the protein MIPGRAVALASSCWGFWAFSALSLVALCLSDQAIRCPVCSEERLARCRLPEGCEETVREPGCGCCPTCALAKGAHCGVYSPRCGTGLRCYPPRGVERPLHSLMHGQGVCTDEREVEENSAMDRQDEIIPEHPNNSNIRCSPQDKRCIQKTLARHPPKSTNQRSNTAREETKAVLAPCRAELQRALDRLASNTRTHDDLFTIPIPNCDKNGDFHIKQCHPARDGQRGKCWCVDQKTGMRLPGPLELRGDLDCHQLISATLRD; encoded by the exons ATGATTCCTGGGCGTGCTGTGGCATTAGCGTCGTCCTGCTGGGGCTTCTGGGCGTTCAGCGCCCTGTCGCTGGTGGCGCTCTGCCTGTCAGACCAGGCTATCCGCTGTCCGGTTTGCTCCGAGGAGAGGCTGGCGAGGTGCCGTCTGCCGGAAGGATGCGAGGAGACGGTGCGGGAGCCTGGATGCGGCTGCTGCCCCACCTGCGCTTTGGCTAAAGGGGCTCACTGCGGCGTCTACTCGCCCAGATGTGGCACCGGCCTCCGCTGTTATCCACCACGAGGTGTGGAGAGGCCGCTGCACTCGCTCATGCACGGCCAGGGGGTGTGCACTGatgagagggaggtggaggagaattCAG CGATGGACAGGCAGGATGAGATCATCCCCGAGCaccccaacaacagcaacatccGCTGTAGCCCACAGGACAAACGCTGCATCCAGAAGACGCTTGCACGCCACCCCCCCAAATCCACAAACCAGAGGAGCAACACTGCCAGAGAGGAGACCAAGGCAGTGCTG GCTCCGTGTCGGGCCGAACTCCAGAGAGCGTTAGACCGACTGGCATCAAATACCCGCACGCACGACGATCTCTTCACGATTCCCATCCCCAACTGTGACAAGAACGGCGACTTCCACATTAAACAG TGCCACCCCGCACGCGACGGCCAGCGGGGGAAATGCTGGTGCGTGGATCAGAAGACGGGCATGAGGCTGCCGGGTCCGCTGGAGCTCCGAGGGGACCTGGACTGTCACCAGTTAATAAGCGCCACCCTGAGGGATTGA